One window from the genome of Streptomyces sp. NBC_00287 encodes:
- a CDS encoding lysophospholipid acyltransferase family protein, giving the protein MFYYLLKYVLLGPLLRLVFRPRTEGLENVPSSGAAIVAGNHLSFSDHFLMPAILKRRITFLAKAEYFTGPGLKGRLTAFFFRSAGQIPVDRSGKEAGQAAIREGLGVLSKDELLGIYPEGTRSHDGRLYKGKVGVAVMALKAGVPVIPCAMIGTFEAQPPGKVIPNIHPVVIRFGKPLDFSRYAGMENEKAILRAITDEIMYAILTLSEQEYVDEYAAVAKAKQAAAGEHKSRRFPKIPLG; this is encoded by the coding sequence TTGTTCTACTACCTGCTCAAGTACGTGTTGCTGGGCCCCCTTTTGAGACTGGTCTTCCGTCCCCGCACCGAAGGTCTGGAGAACGTTCCGTCGTCCGGAGCGGCCATCGTCGCGGGCAACCATCTCTCCTTCTCGGACCACTTCCTGATGCCCGCGATCCTCAAGCGCCGCATCACCTTCCTGGCCAAGGCCGAGTACTTCACCGGCCCCGGCCTCAAGGGCCGCCTCACGGCGTTCTTCTTCCGCAGCGCCGGCCAGATCCCGGTCGACCGCTCCGGCAAGGAGGCCGGCCAGGCCGCGATCCGCGAGGGCCTCGGGGTGCTGAGCAAGGACGAGTTGCTGGGCATCTACCCGGAGGGCACCCGCTCCCACGACGGCCGTCTGTACAAGGGCAAGGTCGGGGTCGCGGTGATGGCGCTCAAGGCCGGGGTGCCGGTGATCCCCTGCGCGATGATCGGCACCTTCGAGGCCCAGCCGCCCGGCAAGGTCATCCCCAACATCCACCCCGTGGTCATCCGCTTCGGCAAGCCCCTGGACTTCTCCCGCTACGCCGGAATGGAGAACGAGAAGGCGATCCTGCGCGCCATCACCGACGAGATCATGTACGCCATCCTGACCCTCTCCGAGCAGGAGTACGTCGACGAGTACGCGGCCGTCGCCAAGGCGAAGCAGGCCGCGGCGGGCGAGCACAAGTCCCGCAGGTTCCCGAAGATCCCGCTGGGCTGA